The Oryzihumus leptocrescens sequence GCTCGGGCGGCACCGACACCAGCGGCAGCTTCTCCGAGGGCGGCTCGACGCTGTCGCCGGGCGCGGCCAGGACGGTCAGCCTGCTCGGGGTCGGCGCCGGGATCACCGTCCCGGTCCTGGCCGCGGCGCTGATGGGCTTCCTCGTGTGGACCCGCGGGCGCGACGAGCAGTACGCCGGTCTGACGCCGGGCCTCACGCCCGCCGGCGGCGCCGAGGGCCAGGTCGTGCGCGGGTCGCGGCCGGGAGCGGTGGCGGTGCAGTTCCAGCCGCCGCAGGGCGTGCAGCCGGGGATGGTCGGCACGATCATCGACGAGACCGCCAACACCATCGACGTCAGCGCGACGGTCGTCGACCTCGCGGTGCGCGGGTTCCTCACGGTGCGCGAGGTGCCCGGGACGGGGATGTTCTCCCGCACCGACTGGGAGCTGACCGCCCTGCCGCCGCCAGCCGGTGAGGAGCTGCTGACCTACGAGCAGGTCCTGCTGGGCGGGATCTTCCGCGAGTCCAACCCGGTCATGCTCTCGGCGCTGAAGAACCACTTCGCGCCGATCCTGTCGTCAGTGCAGTCCGACATGTACGCCGAGGTGGTCCGGCGCGGGTGGTTCCGCAAGTCCCCGCAGAGCCAGCGGCGGGTGTGGACCGGTCTGGGTATGGCGCTCGTCATCGTCGGCGTGGGGTCGGGCTGGTTCTTCGGGCTCAACAGCTCGGCGGTGGACGCGCGCGCCGGGCTCGGGCTGCCCATCCCGTCGGGCATCATCCTCGCCGCCGGACTGGTCGTCGCCGGCCTCATCGTCAACCTGCTCGGCCGGCGGATGGCCGCCCGCACCGCCACCGGGAGCGCCGTCCTGGCGCAGTCGCTGGGGTTCAAGCAGTACCTCCTGACCGCCGAGGCCAACCAGATCGCCTTCGACGAGGCCGCCAACATCTTCAGCCGCTACCTGCCCTTCGCGATCGTGTTCGGGGTGGCCGACCGCTGGGCCAAGGTCTTCGCCGACGTCGCCCAGGCAGCGGCTGCCGCGGGGCAGACCATGGTGATGCCGAGCTGGTACGTCTTCGGGCCGGGCGGCTTCGGCGGGTTCCAGGACATCGCCAACGGCGTGGACAGCTTCTCCACCACGGCCAGCGGCACGTTCACCTCGACGCCGGGCTCCTCGGGCTCGAGCGGCTTCGGCGGCGGCGGGTTCTCCGGCGGCGGTGGCGGCGGGGGTGGCTCCGGCTCCTGGTGAGCCCCGGCGCGGCCGTGCCGCTCTTTCCCGCTGAGAGGGACGTTTCTCGGGTTTGGGCGGGGTCTGAAGCCCGAGGAACGTCCCTCCCGGCGGGTTGGCTGGGTTGTCCACATGGGGGTCGTAGCCGAGTCCCGTCGTCCACAGAGGTGGCGTGGGTGGTGGTCGTTCGCGGGATGGGCGCCGACCGTGGCGGTCATGGCGAACCGACGGCAGGTCATCCCCACTCAGTTGGCCCTCGGCCCGTTCAGCACGGAGGAGGGTCTGGCGTCGCTCACCCGGGGCGTCCTCTACGGTCCTTCTTTCGACCGGGTCATGCGTGGGGTCCATGAGTGCCGTGAACCGCTCGACGTCCCCCGGGACCACGGCGACCTGATGCATGCTGCGCGTCTGGCCCTGGGGGAGCAAGCGGTCTTCGTCGGGCGTAGCGCGGCGTGGGCACTCGGCTCACGGCTGGCATCGCCGCGCGCGCCGGTTGACATACGGGTGAGCACCGCGCACCAGAAGCGGTGCCGGCCCTCGGTCCGCGTACATCACCGTGAGCTGGGACCGGATGAGGTGGTCGAGACTGACTTCGGGCTCGCGACCTCACCGTTGCGCACGGCCCTTGACCTGGCTTGCGGGGCGGGACGGGAGTGGGCGGTTGCCGCCTGTGACCACCTGCTTCGCGTCACCGCGCTTGACCCCGCTCACGTCATGGCCGAGGCCCAACGGGTGCGGGGGCGCAGGGGGATCCGTCAGGCACGTGACGTGGCCGCGATGTTGGACCCCCGGTCCGAATCGCCGCGGGAGTCGCTGCTGCGGGTCCACATGCTCGACTTCGGTTTGCCCCGACCGACCTCACAGCTGGTCGTACTCGACCCGCGTGGGTGCTTCGTCGGCCGGCTCGACTTCGGTTGGGAGGAGGAGCGCGTGGGCATCGAGTACGACGGTGACCACCACCGCGAGGTCGCCACCCACAGCCGCGACCTGTGGCGGCACAACCGGCTGCGAGAGCTCGGGTGGGTGGTCTTCCAGGTCGACGCCCATGGGCTGCTGGCCGTCGACAACACGCTGGCGGCGGTGAGATCCCTGCTGCTCTCCCGCCGAGAGGGACGTTCCTCAGGCTTGGGCGGGGTCTGAAGCCTGACGAACGTCCCTCTCAGCGGGAGGGAAGCTGGCGTTAGCTGACGACGAGGAGGAGGTCGCCGCCCTCGACCTGCTGCTGGCCGCCGATGGCGAGGCGCTGCACGGTGCCGGCCACCGGCGTGGTGATCGCGGCCTCCATCTTCATCGCCTCGATCGTCGCGACCTGCGCGCCGGCCTCGACCTGCTGGCCCGACTCCACCGACAGGGACACCACGCCGGCGAACGGCGCCGCCACCTGGCCGGGCTGGCTCGGGTCGGCCTTCTCGGCGACCCGCACGTCGACCGCGATCGACTCGTCGCGCACCTGCACCGGACGCAGCTGCCCGTTGACCGTGCACATGACGATGCGGAAGCCGCGCTCGTCCGGCTCGCTGACCGACTGCACGCCGAGCAGCAGCCGCTTGCCCGGCTCGAGGTCGACCTCGTGCTCGGTGCCGACCGCGAGCCCGTGCAGGAACTCCCCGGTGCCGAGCACCGACAGGTTGGAGTAGGCGTCGCGGGAGGCCTCGAACTCCTTGGTCGGCCCGGGGAAGAGCAGCCGGTTGAGGGTATGCCGCGGGTCGGCCGCCAGCGCGGCCTCCTCCTCCTCGGTCAGCTCGGTGACCCG is a genomic window containing:
- a CDS encoding DUF2207 domain-containing protein produces the protein MGTRGRLRALLGVLVALGVLLGLPTAALAADTEHIVSFTAAYDVQADGGMDVTETLVWDFGGGEHHGIKRYVITSQGYQNSTTQHRVYEMSDVSASSPSGAPADVDVSQLGANTVIRVGDPNQTVQGTQTYVIRYHLAHVVNGFPDHVELFWNVTGDQTSVPTDKVSVTVHGPAAVTKAACYYGEQGSKAQCTAQPGATATFSAGPIPAYQQVSVVSSFPTTVFTNTSPDLRSGGTDTSGSFSEGGSTLSPGAARTVSLLGVGAGITVPVLAAALMGFLVWTRGRDEQYAGLTPGLTPAGGAEGQVVRGSRPGAVAVQFQPPQGVQPGMVGTIIDETANTIDVSATVVDLAVRGFLTVREVPGTGMFSRTDWELTALPPPAGEELLTYEQVLLGGIFRESNPVMLSALKNHFAPILSSVQSDMYAEVVRRGWFRKSPQSQRRVWTGLGMALVIVGVGSGWFFGLNSSAVDARAGLGLPIPSGIILAAGLVVAGLIVNLLGRRMAARTATGSAVLAQSLGFKQYLLTAEANQIAFDEAANIFSRYLPFAIVFGVADRWAKVFADVAQAAAAAGQTMVMPSWYVFGPGGFGGFQDIANGVDSFSTTASGTFTSTPGSSGSSGFGGGGFSGGGGGGGGSGSW